In Streptomyces rapamycinicus NRRL 5491, the genomic stretch CCGACGGCTTCGCCGGCTTCGGCTCGTGCCCCTGCCCGTGCGTGTGAGAGTGCCCGTGCTGGTGTGAGTGCCCGTGCCCGTGTCCGTGCGTGTGTCCGTGGCCATGTCCGGCTCCCCCGGACGGCGCGGGCAACGGGTCCCCGGCGCGGAGCGGGGCCGCCTCGTATCTGCCCTCGTGGGCGACGATCGGCCGCCGGTCGCCCGCGAGTTCGGGGTACCTCTCCTCCAGCTTCTGCCGGGACTCGGCGGTGCGCCGCATGGCGGTGACGTAGTCGCGGTCGCCGCGGTAGGTCCCTTTCCAGGTCTGCGGCATCCGCTCCGGCGGCGGTGGCACCGCGGCGGTGCCACCGAGGGCGAAGCTGCTGGGGATCTTGCGGGTCGCGGTCCCGCAGTCCGGGCAGTTCGGCAGCGGGGCCGTGAACGACTGGATCACCTCGAAGCGGTGCCCGGTCTCGCAGACGAGTTCATAGATGGCCATCGGTCCTCCTCACCAGAGTGACAGCGAGCGGTCGAAGATCCCGGCGAGGTCGTCCTCGGTGACCTCGCGCGGGGCGGTGGCCAGCAGCCGCTGCTGC encodes the following:
- a CDS encoding FmdB family zinc ribbon protein, which produces MAIYELVCETGHRFEVIQSFTAPLPNCPDCGTATRKIPSSFALGGTAAVPPPPERMPQTWKGTYRGDRDYVTAMRRTAESRQKLEERYPELAGDRRPIVAHEGRYEAAPLRAGDPLPAPSGGAGHGHGHTHGHGHGHSHQHGHSHTHGQGHEPKPAKPSEPS